A genomic window from Quercus lobata isolate SW786 chromosome 10, ValleyOak3.0 Primary Assembly, whole genome shotgun sequence includes:
- the LOC115965370 gene encoding uncharacterized protein LOC115965370: MVSGPSRKWAYVRIITGTILGGVLGFYVTHRLEISYKEKMNERLKKYEAELKNREKMEELEESL, translated from the exons atGGTGAGTGGTCCTTCTCGGAAATGGGCCTATGTTCGGATCATCACCGGCACTATTCTCGGTGGCGTTCTCGGCTTCTACGTCACGCACCGCCTCGAAATTAGCTATAAG GAGAAAATGAATGAGAGATTGAAAAAGTATGAAGCTGAATTGAAGAATAGAGAGAAGATGGAGGAGCTTGAAGAATCCCTTTAG